The Carassius auratus strain Wakin unplaced genomic scaffold, ASM336829v1 scaf_tig00214857, whole genome shotgun sequence genome has a segment encoding these proteins:
- the arrb2a gene encoding arrestin, beta 2a isoform X6, whose amino-acid sequence MGDKAGTRVFKKSSPNCKLTVYLGKRDFVDHLDQVDPVDGVILVDPEYLKDRKVFVTLTCAFRYGREDLDVLGLSFRKDLYIYTFQAYPPIPEDFKPNSRLQERLLKKLGQNAYPFHFIIPQNLPCSVTLQPGPEDTGKACGVDFEIRAFCAKTMEEKNHKRNSVRLVIRKVQYAPENPGPQPMVETTRSFLMSDRSLHLEASLDKELYYHGEPISVNVHVTNNSTKTVKRVKISVRQYADICLFSTAQYKCPVAQIEADDQVASSSTFCKVYTLTPTLNNNREKRGLALDGKLKHEDTNLASSTIVKDVSNKEVLGVLVSYRVKVKLVVSRGGDVSVELPFVLMHPKPTESTLLHSTSAAPVLDPPIDTNLIEFDTNLTPDEDIVFEDFARLRLKGIIDKEEDC is encoded by the exons ATGGGGGACAAGGCAGGCACCCG GGTATTCAAGAAGTCCAGTCCAAATTGCAAG CTTACTGTATATTTGGGGAAAAGAGATTTTGTGGACCATCTAGATCAGGTGGACCCTGTTG ATGGCGTGATTCTGGTTGACCCAGAATATCTCAAAGATAGAAAAG TATTTGTGACCTTAACCTGTGCTTTCCGGTATGGCCGTGAGGACCTTGATGTTCTAGGGCTCTCCTTCCGAAAAGATCTTTACATCTACACTTTTCAGGCCTATCCTCCCATTCCCGAGGACTTCAAGCCCAACAGTCGTCTGCAGGAGAGGCTTTTGAAGAAACTAGGACAGAATGCCTATCCTTTCCATTTCATT aTACCGCAAAACTTGCCATGCTCTGTTACTCTGCAGCCTGGGCCTGAGGACACAGGAAAG GCCTGTGGTGTGGATTTTGAGATCAGGGCTTTCTGTGCCAAAACGATGGAAGAGAAGAACCACAAAAG GAATTCAGTGCGACTTGTGATCCGTAAAGTCCAGTATGCTCCTGAGAACCCCGGCCCCCAGCCGATGGTGGAGACAACGAGGAGTTTCCTCATGTCAGACCGGTCTTTACACCTAGAGGCTTCACTAGATAAAGAG CTGTATTACCATGGGGAACCCATCAGTGTTAACGTCCATGTCACCAATAACTCAACCAAGACTGTCAAAAGGGTTAAAATATCAG TACGACAGTATGCTGATATCTGTCTCTTCAGTACAGCACAGTACAAATGTCCAGTGGCTCAGATAGAGGCCGA TGATCAGGTGGCATCCAGCTCTACTTTTTGTAAAGTGTACACACTTACACCCACTCTCAACAACAACCGAGAGAAGAGAGGACTGGCGCTGGACGGAAAACTCAAACACGAGGACACCAACCTGGCGTCCAGTACTAT TGTGAAAGATGTGAGTAACAAGGAAGTTCTGGGGGTCCTGGTGTCCTATCGGGTCAAAGTCAAGCTGGTGGTCTCCCGTGGAGG GGACGTCTCAGTAGAACTGCCTTTTGTCTTAATGCATCCAAAACCCACAGAGTCCACCCTTTTACATTCAACCTCAG CTGCTCCAGTGTTGGATCCACCAATTGACACCAACTTGATAGAGTTCGACACGAA TTTGACCCCAGATGAAGACATTGTATTTGAGGACTTTGCTCGCTTGCGGTTAAAAGGAATAATCGACAAGGAAGAGGACTGCTGA
- the arrb2a gene encoding arrestin, beta 2a isoform X5, translated as MGDKAGTRVFKKSSPNCKLTVYLGKRDFVDHLDQVDPVDGVILVDPEYLKDRKVFVTLTCAFRYGREDLDVLGLSFRKDLYIYTFQAYPPIPEDFKPNSRLQERLLKKLGQNAYPFHFIIPQNLPCSVTLQPGPEDTGKACGVDFEIRAFCAKTMEEKNHKRNSVRLVIRKVQYAPENPGPQPMVETTRSFLMSDRSLHLEASLDKELYYHGEPISVNVHVTNNSTKTVKRVKISVRQYADICLFSTAQYKCPVAQIEADDQVASSSTFCKVYTLTPTLNNNREKRGLALDGKLKHEDTNLASSTIVKDVSNKEVLGVLVSYRVKVKLVVSRGGDVSVELPFVLMHPKPTESTLLHSTSAAPVLDPPIDTNLIEFDTNSLTPDEDIVFEDFARLRLKGIIDKEEDC; from the exons ATGGGGGACAAGGCAGGCACCCG GGTATTCAAGAAGTCCAGTCCAAATTGCAAG CTTACTGTATATTTGGGGAAAAGAGATTTTGTGGACCATCTAGATCAGGTGGACCCTGTTG ATGGCGTGATTCTGGTTGACCCAGAATATCTCAAAGATAGAAAAG TATTTGTGACCTTAACCTGTGCTTTCCGGTATGGCCGTGAGGACCTTGATGTTCTAGGGCTCTCCTTCCGAAAAGATCTTTACATCTACACTTTTCAGGCCTATCCTCCCATTCCCGAGGACTTCAAGCCCAACAGTCGTCTGCAGGAGAGGCTTTTGAAGAAACTAGGACAGAATGCCTATCCTTTCCATTTCATT aTACCGCAAAACTTGCCATGCTCTGTTACTCTGCAGCCTGGGCCTGAGGACACAGGAAAG GCCTGTGGTGTGGATTTTGAGATCAGGGCTTTCTGTGCCAAAACGATGGAAGAGAAGAACCACAAAAG GAATTCAGTGCGACTTGTGATCCGTAAAGTCCAGTATGCTCCTGAGAACCCCGGCCCCCAGCCGATGGTGGAGACAACGAGGAGTTTCCTCATGTCAGACCGGTCTTTACACCTAGAGGCTTCACTAGATAAAGAG CTGTATTACCATGGGGAACCCATCAGTGTTAACGTCCATGTCACCAATAACTCAACCAAGACTGTCAAAAGGGTTAAAATATCAG TACGACAGTATGCTGATATCTGTCTCTTCAGTACAGCACAGTACAAATGTCCAGTGGCTCAGATAGAGGCCGA TGATCAGGTGGCATCCAGCTCTACTTTTTGTAAAGTGTACACACTTACACCCACTCTCAACAACAACCGAGAGAAGAGAGGACTGGCGCTGGACGGAAAACTCAAACACGAGGACACCAACCTGGCGTCCAGTACTAT TGTGAAAGATGTGAGTAACAAGGAAGTTCTGGGGGTCCTGGTGTCCTATCGGGTCAAAGTCAAGCTGGTGGTCTCCCGTGGAGG GGACGTCTCAGTAGAACTGCCTTTTGTCTTAATGCATCCAAAACCCACAGAGTCCACCCTTTTACATTCAACCTCAG CTGCTCCAGTGTTGGATCCACCAATTGACACCAACTTGATAGAGTTCGACACGAA CAGTTTGACCCCAGATGAAGACATTGTATTTGAGGACTTTGCTCGCTTGCGGTTAAAAGGAATAATCGACAAGGAAGAGGACTGCTGA
- the arrb2a gene encoding arrestin, beta 2a isoform X4 — protein MGDKAGTRVFKKSSPNCKLTVYLGKRDFVDHLDQVDPVDGVILVDPEYLKDRKVFVTLTCAFRYGREDLDVLGLSFRKDLYIYTFQAYPPIPEDFKPNSRLQERLLKKLGQNAYPFHFIIPQNLPCSVTLQPGPEDTGKACGVDFEIRAFCAKTMEEKNHKRNSVRLVIRKVQYAPENPGPQPMVETTRSFLMSDRSLHLEASLDKELYYHGEPISVNVHVTNNSTKTVKRVKISVRQYADICLFSTAQYKCPVAQIEADDQVASSSTFCKVYTLTPTLNNNREKRGLALDGKLKHEDTNLASSTIVKDVSNKEVLGVLVSYRVKVKLVVSRGGLLSSLLERDVSVELPFVLMHPKPTESTLLHSTSAAPVLDPPIDTNLIEFDTNSLTPDEDIVFEDFARLRLKGIIDKEEDC, from the exons ATGGGGGACAAGGCAGGCACCCG GGTATTCAAGAAGTCCAGTCCAAATTGCAAG CTTACTGTATATTTGGGGAAAAGAGATTTTGTGGACCATCTAGATCAGGTGGACCCTGTTG ATGGCGTGATTCTGGTTGACCCAGAATATCTCAAAGATAGAAAAG TATTTGTGACCTTAACCTGTGCTTTCCGGTATGGCCGTGAGGACCTTGATGTTCTAGGGCTCTCCTTCCGAAAAGATCTTTACATCTACACTTTTCAGGCCTATCCTCCCATTCCCGAGGACTTCAAGCCCAACAGTCGTCTGCAGGAGAGGCTTTTGAAGAAACTAGGACAGAATGCCTATCCTTTCCATTTCATT aTACCGCAAAACTTGCCATGCTCTGTTACTCTGCAGCCTGGGCCTGAGGACACAGGAAAG GCCTGTGGTGTGGATTTTGAGATCAGGGCTTTCTGTGCCAAAACGATGGAAGAGAAGAACCACAAAAG GAATTCAGTGCGACTTGTGATCCGTAAAGTCCAGTATGCTCCTGAGAACCCCGGCCCCCAGCCGATGGTGGAGACAACGAGGAGTTTCCTCATGTCAGACCGGTCTTTACACCTAGAGGCTTCACTAGATAAAGAG CTGTATTACCATGGGGAACCCATCAGTGTTAACGTCCATGTCACCAATAACTCAACCAAGACTGTCAAAAGGGTTAAAATATCAG TACGACAGTATGCTGATATCTGTCTCTTCAGTACAGCACAGTACAAATGTCCAGTGGCTCAGATAGAGGCCGA TGATCAGGTGGCATCCAGCTCTACTTTTTGTAAAGTGTACACACTTACACCCACTCTCAACAACAACCGAGAGAAGAGAGGACTGGCGCTGGACGGAAAACTCAAACACGAGGACACCAACCTGGCGTCCAGTACTAT TGTGAAAGATGTGAGTAACAAGGAAGTTCTGGGGGTCCTGGTGTCCTATCGGGTCAAAGTCAAGCTGGTGGTCTCCCGTGGAGG GCTTTTAAGCAGCTTGCTGGAGAG GGACGTCTCAGTAGAACTGCCTTTTGTCTTAATGCATCCAAAACCCACAGAGTCCACCCTTTTACATTCAACCTCAG CTGCTCCAGTGTTGGATCCACCAATTGACACCAACTTGATAGAGTTCGACACGAA CAGTTTGACCCCAGATGAAGACATTGTATTTGAGGACTTTGCTCGCTTGCGGTTAAAAGGAATAATCGACAAGGAAGAGGACTGCTGA
- the arrb2a gene encoding arrestin, beta 2a isoform X3 — MGDKAGTRVFKKSSPNCKLTVYLGKRDFVDHLDQVDPVDGVILVDPEYLKDRKVFVTLTCAFRYGREDLDVLGLSFRKDLYIYTFQAYPPIPEDFKPNSRLQERLLKKLGQNAYPFHFIIPQNLPCSVTLQPGPEDTGKACGVDFEIRAFCAKTMEEKNHKRNSVRLVIRKVQYAPENPGPQPMVETTRSFLMSDRSLHLEASLDKELYYHGEPISVNVHVTNNSTKTVKRVKISVRQYADICLFSTAQYKCPVAQIEADDQVASSSTFCKVYTLTPTLNNNREKRGLALDGKLKHEDTNLASSTMIRSRWTGSVCVSACSVKDVSNKEVLGVLVSYRVKVKLVVSRGGDVSVELPFVLMHPKPTESTLLHSTSAAPVLDPPIDTNLIEFDTNSLTPDEDIVFEDFARLRLKGIIDKEEDC, encoded by the exons ATGGGGGACAAGGCAGGCACCCG GGTATTCAAGAAGTCCAGTCCAAATTGCAAG CTTACTGTATATTTGGGGAAAAGAGATTTTGTGGACCATCTAGATCAGGTGGACCCTGTTG ATGGCGTGATTCTGGTTGACCCAGAATATCTCAAAGATAGAAAAG TATTTGTGACCTTAACCTGTGCTTTCCGGTATGGCCGTGAGGACCTTGATGTTCTAGGGCTCTCCTTCCGAAAAGATCTTTACATCTACACTTTTCAGGCCTATCCTCCCATTCCCGAGGACTTCAAGCCCAACAGTCGTCTGCAGGAGAGGCTTTTGAAGAAACTAGGACAGAATGCCTATCCTTTCCATTTCATT aTACCGCAAAACTTGCCATGCTCTGTTACTCTGCAGCCTGGGCCTGAGGACACAGGAAAG GCCTGTGGTGTGGATTTTGAGATCAGGGCTTTCTGTGCCAAAACGATGGAAGAGAAGAACCACAAAAG GAATTCAGTGCGACTTGTGATCCGTAAAGTCCAGTATGCTCCTGAGAACCCCGGCCCCCAGCCGATGGTGGAGACAACGAGGAGTTTCCTCATGTCAGACCGGTCTTTACACCTAGAGGCTTCACTAGATAAAGAG CTGTATTACCATGGGGAACCCATCAGTGTTAACGTCCATGTCACCAATAACTCAACCAAGACTGTCAAAAGGGTTAAAATATCAG TACGACAGTATGCTGATATCTGTCTCTTCAGTACAGCACAGTACAAATGTCCAGTGGCTCAGATAGAGGCCGA TGATCAGGTGGCATCCAGCTCTACTTTTTGTAAAGTGTACACACTTACACCCACTCTCAACAACAACCGAGAGAAGAGAGGACTGGCGCTGGACGGAAAACTCAAACACGAGGACACCAACCTGGCGTCCAGTACTAT GATAAGGAGTCGATGGACTggttctgtctgtgtgtctgcctGCAGTGTGAAAGATGTGAGTAACAAGGAAGTTCTGGGGGTCCTGGTGTCCTATCGGGTCAAAGTCAAGCTGGTGGTCTCCCGTGGAGG GGACGTCTCAGTAGAACTGCCTTTTGTCTTAATGCATCCAAAACCCACAGAGTCCACCCTTTTACATTCAACCTCAG CTGCTCCAGTGTTGGATCCACCAATTGACACCAACTTGATAGAGTTCGACACGAA CAGTTTGACCCCAGATGAAGACATTGTATTTGAGGACTTTGCTCGCTTGCGGTTAAAAGGAATAATCGACAAGGAAGAGGACTGCTGA
- the arrb2a gene encoding arrestin, beta 2a isoform X2, with protein MGDKAGTRVFKKSSPNCKLTVYLGKRDFVDHLDQVDPVDGVILVDPEYLKDRKVFVTLTCAFRYGREDLDVLGLSFRKDLYIYTFQAYPPIPEDFKPNSRLQERLLKKLGQNAYPFHFIIPQNLPCSVTLQPGPEDTGKACGVDFEIRAFCAKTMEEKNHKRNSVRLVIRKVQYAPENPGPQPMVETTRSFLMSDRSLHLEASLDKELYYHGEPISVNVHVTNNSTKTVKRVKISVRQYADICLFSTAQYKCPVAQIEADDQVASSSTFCKVYTLTPTLNNNREKRGLALDGKLKHEDTNLASSTMIRSRWTGSVCVSACSVKDVSNKEVLGVLVSYRVKVKLVVSRGGLLSSLLERDVSVELPFVLMHPKPTESTLLHSTSAAPVLDPPIDTNLIEFDTNLTPDEDIVFEDFARLRLKGIIDKEEDC; from the exons ATGGGGGACAAGGCAGGCACCCG GGTATTCAAGAAGTCCAGTCCAAATTGCAAG CTTACTGTATATTTGGGGAAAAGAGATTTTGTGGACCATCTAGATCAGGTGGACCCTGTTG ATGGCGTGATTCTGGTTGACCCAGAATATCTCAAAGATAGAAAAG TATTTGTGACCTTAACCTGTGCTTTCCGGTATGGCCGTGAGGACCTTGATGTTCTAGGGCTCTCCTTCCGAAAAGATCTTTACATCTACACTTTTCAGGCCTATCCTCCCATTCCCGAGGACTTCAAGCCCAACAGTCGTCTGCAGGAGAGGCTTTTGAAGAAACTAGGACAGAATGCCTATCCTTTCCATTTCATT aTACCGCAAAACTTGCCATGCTCTGTTACTCTGCAGCCTGGGCCTGAGGACACAGGAAAG GCCTGTGGTGTGGATTTTGAGATCAGGGCTTTCTGTGCCAAAACGATGGAAGAGAAGAACCACAAAAG GAATTCAGTGCGACTTGTGATCCGTAAAGTCCAGTATGCTCCTGAGAACCCCGGCCCCCAGCCGATGGTGGAGACAACGAGGAGTTTCCTCATGTCAGACCGGTCTTTACACCTAGAGGCTTCACTAGATAAAGAG CTGTATTACCATGGGGAACCCATCAGTGTTAACGTCCATGTCACCAATAACTCAACCAAGACTGTCAAAAGGGTTAAAATATCAG TACGACAGTATGCTGATATCTGTCTCTTCAGTACAGCACAGTACAAATGTCCAGTGGCTCAGATAGAGGCCGA TGATCAGGTGGCATCCAGCTCTACTTTTTGTAAAGTGTACACACTTACACCCACTCTCAACAACAACCGAGAGAAGAGAGGACTGGCGCTGGACGGAAAACTCAAACACGAGGACACCAACCTGGCGTCCAGTACTAT GATAAGGAGTCGATGGACTggttctgtctgtgtgtctgcctGCAGTGTGAAAGATGTGAGTAACAAGGAAGTTCTGGGGGTCCTGGTGTCCTATCGGGTCAAAGTCAAGCTGGTGGTCTCCCGTGGAGG GCTTTTAAGCAGCTTGCTGGAGAG GGACGTCTCAGTAGAACTGCCTTTTGTCTTAATGCATCCAAAACCCACAGAGTCCACCCTTTTACATTCAACCTCAG CTGCTCCAGTGTTGGATCCACCAATTGACACCAACTTGATAGAGTTCGACACGAA TTTGACCCCAGATGAAGACATTGTATTTGAGGACTTTGCTCGCTTGCGGTTAAAAGGAATAATCGACAAGGAAGAGGACTGCTGA
- the arrb2a gene encoding arrestin, beta 2a isoform X1 → MGDKAGTRVFKKSSPNCKLTVYLGKRDFVDHLDQVDPVDGVILVDPEYLKDRKVFVTLTCAFRYGREDLDVLGLSFRKDLYIYTFQAYPPIPEDFKPNSRLQERLLKKLGQNAYPFHFIIPQNLPCSVTLQPGPEDTGKACGVDFEIRAFCAKTMEEKNHKRNSVRLVIRKVQYAPENPGPQPMVETTRSFLMSDRSLHLEASLDKELYYHGEPISVNVHVTNNSTKTVKRVKISVRQYADICLFSTAQYKCPVAQIEADDQVASSSTFCKVYTLTPTLNNNREKRGLALDGKLKHEDTNLASSTMIRSRWTGSVCVSACSVKDVSNKEVLGVLVSYRVKVKLVVSRGGLLSSLLERDVSVELPFVLMHPKPTESTLLHSTSAAPVLDPPIDTNLIEFDTNSLTPDEDIVFEDFARLRLKGIIDKEEDC, encoded by the exons ATGGGGGACAAGGCAGGCACCCG GGTATTCAAGAAGTCCAGTCCAAATTGCAAG CTTACTGTATATTTGGGGAAAAGAGATTTTGTGGACCATCTAGATCAGGTGGACCCTGTTG ATGGCGTGATTCTGGTTGACCCAGAATATCTCAAAGATAGAAAAG TATTTGTGACCTTAACCTGTGCTTTCCGGTATGGCCGTGAGGACCTTGATGTTCTAGGGCTCTCCTTCCGAAAAGATCTTTACATCTACACTTTTCAGGCCTATCCTCCCATTCCCGAGGACTTCAAGCCCAACAGTCGTCTGCAGGAGAGGCTTTTGAAGAAACTAGGACAGAATGCCTATCCTTTCCATTTCATT aTACCGCAAAACTTGCCATGCTCTGTTACTCTGCAGCCTGGGCCTGAGGACACAGGAAAG GCCTGTGGTGTGGATTTTGAGATCAGGGCTTTCTGTGCCAAAACGATGGAAGAGAAGAACCACAAAAG GAATTCAGTGCGACTTGTGATCCGTAAAGTCCAGTATGCTCCTGAGAACCCCGGCCCCCAGCCGATGGTGGAGACAACGAGGAGTTTCCTCATGTCAGACCGGTCTTTACACCTAGAGGCTTCACTAGATAAAGAG CTGTATTACCATGGGGAACCCATCAGTGTTAACGTCCATGTCACCAATAACTCAACCAAGACTGTCAAAAGGGTTAAAATATCAG TACGACAGTATGCTGATATCTGTCTCTTCAGTACAGCACAGTACAAATGTCCAGTGGCTCAGATAGAGGCCGA TGATCAGGTGGCATCCAGCTCTACTTTTTGTAAAGTGTACACACTTACACCCACTCTCAACAACAACCGAGAGAAGAGAGGACTGGCGCTGGACGGAAAACTCAAACACGAGGACACCAACCTGGCGTCCAGTACTAT GATAAGGAGTCGATGGACTggttctgtctgtgtgtctgcctGCAGTGTGAAAGATGTGAGTAACAAGGAAGTTCTGGGGGTCCTGGTGTCCTATCGGGTCAAAGTCAAGCTGGTGGTCTCCCGTGGAGG GCTTTTAAGCAGCTTGCTGGAGAG GGACGTCTCAGTAGAACTGCCTTTTGTCTTAATGCATCCAAAACCCACAGAGTCCACCCTTTTACATTCAACCTCAG CTGCTCCAGTGTTGGATCCACCAATTGACACCAACTTGATAGAGTTCGACACGAA CAGTTTGACCCCAGATGAAGACATTGTATTTGAGGACTTTGCTCGCTTGCGGTTAAAAGGAATAATCGACAAGGAAGAGGACTGCTGA
- the ap4m1 gene encoding AP-4 complex subunit mu-1, translating into MISQIFILSSKGDHLIYKDFRGEESKDAINVFYEMVTALSGNQPPVVMSHKGLNFIHIRQGGLYWVASTNTNPSPFTIIEFLNRLAALTKDYCGSLSEKSVRMNFALIYELLDEMVDFGYIQTTSTDILKNFIQTEAVSSKPFSLFDLSNVGLFGAETQQSKVAPSVAASRPIMSSRGEQGGKNEIFVDVIERLSVVIGSKGVLMKADIQGEIRIKCFLPTCSEMRIGLNEELSIGKSELKGYSSAVRVDECRFHQAVKLDEFDTFRILKVCPSQGEQTVMQYQLCDELPCAPPFQLFPSVEKDYVNRVLIFLKLRCDLPPKSTALNVSITVPVPKGSTSMSQELSSPDQTAELQPKNKALLWEIPRFPGGAQLSALFKVDVPGLSSASLLEVGPVSMSFELPKQTCTGLQIRFLRLSPTQTGLSQRWVRYVTHSDSYTIRI; encoded by the exons ATGATCAGTCAAATTTTCATCTTGTCATCAAAGGGAGATCATCTCATATATAAAGACT TCCGAGGAGAGGAAAGTAAAGACGCCATCAATGTCTTCTATGAGATGGTCACAGCTCTTAGTGGTAATCAGCCTCCGGTTGTCATg TCACACAAAGGTCTTAATTTCATCCACATAAGGCAGGGAGGGCTTTACTGGGTGGCGTCCACCAACACAAACCCGTCCCCCTTCACCATAATTGAGTTCCTCAACAG ATTAGCCGCTCTTACGAAGGACTACTGCGGCAGTTTGTCAGAGAAATCAGTGCGGATGAATTTCGCTCTGATTTATGAGCTGCTGGATGAGATGGTG GACTTTGGCTACATACAGACGACCTCAACTGACATCCTGAAAAACTTCATCCAGACAGAAGCTGTTTCATCCAAACCCTTCAGTCTTTTTGATCTAAGTAATGTTGGATTG TTTGGAGCTGAGACACAGCAGAGTAAAGTGGCCCCTAGTGTTGCAGCCAGTCGTCCTATAATGTCCAGTCGAGGAGAGCAG GGTGGAAAGAATGAGATCTTTGTGGATGTGATAGAAAGGCTGTCTGTGGTTATTGGCTCCAAG GGAGTTTTAATGAAAGCAGATATTCAGGGAGAgataagaataaaatgttttctccCGACCTGTTCAG AGATGCGGATTGGACTGAATGAAGAGCTCAGTATTGGAAAGTCCGAGCTAAAAG GCTATAGTTCAGCTGTGCGTGTAGATGAATGCAGATTCCATCAGGCTGTCAAATTGGATGAATTTGATACTTTCAGAATCCTGAAAGTTTGTCCGAGCCAAGGAGAG CAAACAGTGATGCAGTATCAGCTATGTGATGAGCTGCCGTGTGCACCTCCGTTTCAGTTATTCCCCTCTGTAGAGAAGGATTATGTAAACAG GGTGTTGATTTTCCTCAAGCTTAGATGTGATCTTCCACCTAAAAG TACGGCTCTTAATGTTTCCATCACTGTTCCTGTGCCAAAAGGCTCTACAAG TATGTCTCAGGAGCTCAGTAGTCCTGACCAGACCGCTGAACTGCAGCCGAAGAACAAAGCCCTGCTCTGGGAGATCCCACGTTTCCCAGGAGGAGCACAGTTGTCAGCTCTGTTCAAG GTGGATGTTCCTGGTCTAAGCTCCGCCTCTTTACTGGAGGTCGGCCCTGTCAGTATGTCATTTGAACTGCCCAAACAAACCTGCACTGGCCTTCAGATCCGCTTCCTCCGGCTCTCTCCAACTCAGACAGGACTGTCACAACGTTGGGTTCGATATGTCACTCATTCTGACTCCTACACCATACGGATCTGA